In Kineococcus sp. NBC_00420, a single genomic region encodes these proteins:
- a CDS encoding urease accessory protein UreD: MTRIHLHRNGSLDLVTGAFAPKLLTRGVASARVALVGARALLLAGDDVRIDVSVAEGCTLELVEVAGTVAHDGRGGPASTWTTTVDVAPGARISWAGEPFVVADGAEVTRSLDVSLGPGAVAELRETFVLGRTGERGGSLRSTTRVDLAGKPLLVEDLDLTVDAVRRSPAVLGTARCLDTLSRFGERFEHPDALQLQGPGTLLRWLGTDQHRSPVPSP; the protein is encoded by the coding sequence GTGACCAGAATCCATCTGCACCGCAACGGTTCCCTCGACCTCGTCACCGGGGCGTTCGCACCGAAGCTCCTCACCCGCGGCGTCGCGTCCGCGCGCGTGGCCCTCGTCGGGGCCCGAGCGCTGCTGCTCGCCGGCGACGACGTGCGCATCGACGTGAGCGTCGCCGAGGGCTGCACGCTGGAACTCGTCGAGGTGGCGGGCACCGTCGCCCACGACGGCCGGGGTGGACCGGCCTCGACGTGGACCACCACCGTGGACGTCGCACCCGGCGCGAGGATCTCCTGGGCCGGAGAACCGTTCGTCGTCGCCGACGGGGCCGAGGTCACCCGCTCCCTCGACGTGTCACTGGGTCCCGGGGCCGTCGCCGAACTGCGGGAGACGTTCGTGCTGGGCCGCACCGGCGAACGCGGCGGGTCACTGCGCTCCACCACCCGCGTCGACCTCGCCGGGAAACCCCTGCTCGTGGAGGACCTCGACCTCACCGTCGACGCCGTCCGACGCTCGCCCGCCGTCCTCGGCACCGCGCGGTGCCTCGACACCCTCAGCCGGTTCGGCGAGCGGTTCGAGCACCCCGACGCCCTGCAACTGCAGGGACCCGGAACCCTGCTGCGCTGGCTCGGCACGGACCAGCACCGCTCCCCGGTCCCTTCCCCCTGA
- a CDS encoding urease subunit gamma — MNLSPADTEKLLLAVAGMVARDRLERGVLLNHPEAVALLSTWVLERAREGALVADLMESGRHVLRADQVMTGVPEMLHDVQVEATFPDGRKLVTLHHPVQGGAPTEGPGAVRVRPGTIVLNGDRTPGERLELLVENTGDRPVQIGSHLHLPDANPALRFDRAAAAGFRLDVPSGTSLRFEPGVSRLVQAVALRGNRLVPGLQIKESSRG, encoded by the coding sequence GTGAACCTCAGCCCGGCCGACACCGAGAAGCTCCTCCTGGCGGTCGCGGGCATGGTCGCCCGCGACCGCCTCGAGCGGGGAGTCCTCCTCAACCACCCCGAGGCCGTCGCCCTGCTCTCCACGTGGGTGCTGGAACGGGCCCGCGAAGGCGCCCTCGTCGCCGACCTCATGGAGTCCGGTCGTCACGTCCTGCGTGCCGACCAGGTCATGACCGGGGTCCCCGAGATGCTCCACGACGTGCAGGTCGAGGCGACGTTCCCGGACGGACGCAAACTCGTCACCCTGCACCACCCCGTCCAGGGCGGTGCCCCCACCGAAGGCCCCGGCGCGGTCCGGGTCCGACCGGGCACGATCGTCCTCAACGGGGACCGGACACCCGGGGAACGCCTCGAACTCCTCGTCGAGAACACCGGAGACCGCCCCGTCCAGATCGGTTCGCACCTGCACCTCCCCGACGCCAACCCGGCGCTCCGCTTCGACCGCGCCGCCGCCGCGGGTTTCCGGCTCGACGTCCCCTCCGGCACCTCGCTCCGCTTCGAACCCGGCGTCTCCCGACTGGTCCAGGCCGTCGCCCTGCGCGGGAACCGCCTCGTCCCCGGCCTGCAGATCAAGGAGTCCTCGCGTGGTTGA
- a CDS encoding ThiF family adenylyltransferase — MTPNAPLVEPGPQLTDEQRARYSRHLLLPEIGEVGQRRLLAARVLVVGAGGLGSPALLYLAAAGFGTIGVVDDDVVDASNLQRQIAHGTPDVGRAKVDSAAEAVRRLNPGVVVRTHRERLTATNALDLVRGYDLVLDGSDTFATRYLVNDACSLVGVPWVWGAVLRFDGHVSVFHAGHGPTYRDLFPTAPPPGTVPGCGEAGVLGGVCGAVASTMVTEAVKVVTGAGRSLLGRILVHDALAMTWRELPLRPDPRREPVTGLDTLPAVQARALIATVGGAAPLVVDVREPVEHADSAIPGSLNVPLAGVLADPGILPPGPLVLHCERGTRSAQALSAVLATGRTDVVHLEGGVVAWRAAGGPVVGTANAL, encoded by the coding sequence GTGACCCCGAACGCGCCTCTCGTGGAACCCGGCCCGCAGCTGACCGACGAGCAACGCGCCCGCTACTCGCGGCACCTGCTGCTCCCCGAGATCGGTGAGGTCGGACAACGGCGGTTGCTGGCCGCCCGGGTCCTCGTCGTCGGCGCCGGCGGTCTCGGGTCCCCGGCGCTGCTCTACCTGGCGGCGGCCGGCTTCGGGACGATCGGCGTCGTCGACGACGACGTCGTCGACGCGTCGAACCTGCAACGCCAGATCGCCCACGGCACACCGGACGTCGGGCGGGCGAAGGTCGACAGCGCGGCCGAGGCCGTGCGACGGCTGAACCCCGGGGTCGTGGTCCGGACCCACCGTGAACGTCTCACCGCGACGAACGCCCTCGACCTGGTGCGCGGCTACGACCTCGTCCTGGACGGCTCCGACACCTTCGCGACGCGGTACCTGGTCAACGACGCGTGCAGCCTGGTGGGTGTGCCCTGGGTGTGGGGTGCGGTCCTGCGCTTCGACGGTCACGTCAGCGTCTTCCACGCCGGGCACGGACCGACCTACCGCGACCTCTTCCCCACGGCCCCGCCACCGGGAACCGTCCCCGGCTGCGGCGAGGCGGGTGTGCTGGGCGGGGTGTGCGGCGCCGTCGCCTCGACCATGGTGACCGAGGCCGTGAAGGTCGTCACCGGCGCCGGCCGGTCGCTGCTGGGGCGGATCCTCGTCCACGACGCGCTCGCGATGACCTGGCGCGAACTGCCGCTGCGCCCCGACCCCCGACGCGAACCCGTCACCGGCCTGGACACGCTGCCCGCGGTGCAGGCGCGGGCGTTGATCGCGACCGTGGGGGGTGCGGCACCGCTGGTCGTCGACGTGCGGGAACCGGTCGAGCACGCCGACTCCGCGATCCCGGGATCGCTCAACGTGCCCCTCGCGGGCGTCCTCGCCGACCCGGGGATCCTGCCCCCGGGACCGCTCGTCCTGCACTGCGAACGCGGGACCCGTTCCGCCCAGGCGCTGAGCGCGGTCCTGGCGACGGGCCGCACCGACGTCGTGCACCTCGAGGGTGGGGTCGTCGCGTGGCGGGCGGCGGGAGGACCGGTGGTGGGCACGGCGAACGCGCTCTGA
- a CDS encoding MarR family winged helix-turn-helix transcriptional regulator, with product MVVAVPTSPAVELLDRLRAAALLQNLLAEALRGSDLTVDRWRCLALVAQRPGASMSDLVEVLVMAPATASRAVDALVDLGLLYRGLDPADRRRVVLRVSGEGERVLDGLDLPVPS from the coding sequence GTGGTGGTTGCGGTCCCGACGAGTCCGGCGGTCGAGTTGCTCGACCGGTTGCGGGCGGCGGCGCTGTTGCAGAACCTCCTGGCCGAGGCGTTGCGCGGTAGTGATCTGACGGTGGACCGGTGGCGGTGCCTGGCGCTGGTGGCGCAGCGGCCGGGGGCGTCGATGAGCGACCTGGTGGAGGTTCTCGTGATGGCGCCGGCGACGGCGAGCCGGGCGGTCGACGCGTTGGTGGACCTGGGGTTGCTGTACCGGGGTCTGGATCCTGCGGACCGGCGGCGGGTGGTCCTGCGGGTCTCCGGCGAGGGGGAGCGGGTCCTGGACGGTCTGGACCTGCCCGTCCCTTCCTGA
- a CDS encoding substrate-binding domain-containing protein, with the protein MPDSYRVALAVPRRGPAGMFGLSCRVAAHLAAEEVNAHGGIGGRPLELLDVDAGLDPDQVADTLDLAVTRGHIDAVAGWHLSSVRETVAPALAGRVPYVYATAYEGGEARDGVLCTGELPGEQVVAALGFLREEFGWRRWLVVGDDYVWPRATAARVARTLAGSGIHLGVQHWLPLGCDDDEVWSGLLDALQRSASRVDGVVMLLVGADGARFNREFHAAGLDGDLVRFSPFMDETMLLASGPGTTRGLFASAGWFAGLATAAALDFSAGFARTFDRVAGTSPGLAAPSPGTMAESTYLALKLLADVGHRTPPGADDLDRARSQWAWETPHGTVEMRRGRAGHRVHVAAAVGLEFEVLAEVSGPSSPPL; encoded by the coding sequence ATGCCAGACAGCTACCGCGTCGCGCTGGCCGTCCCCCGCCGCGGACCCGCCGGCATGTTCGGACTGTCCTGCCGCGTCGCCGCCCACCTCGCCGCCGAGGAGGTCAACGCCCACGGCGGCATCGGCGGCCGCCCCCTGGAACTCCTCGACGTCGACGCCGGCCTCGACCCCGACCAGGTCGCCGACACCCTCGACCTCGCCGTCACCCGCGGCCACATCGACGCCGTCGCCGGCTGGCACCTCTCCAGCGTCCGCGAAACCGTCGCCCCGGCGCTCGCCGGCCGGGTCCCCTACGTCTACGCCACCGCCTACGAGGGCGGCGAGGCCCGCGACGGGGTGCTGTGCACGGGAGAGCTCCCGGGGGAGCAGGTGGTCGCGGCGCTCGGGTTCCTGCGCGAGGAGTTCGGCTGGCGGCGCTGGCTCGTCGTCGGCGACGACTACGTCTGGCCGCGGGCCACGGCCGCACGGGTGGCGCGGACGCTGGCCGGGTCCGGGATCCACCTGGGGGTTCAGCACTGGCTGCCGCTCGGTTGCGACGACGACGAGGTCTGGTCCGGACTGCTGGACGCGCTGCAGCGCAGCGCATCCCGGGTCGACGGGGTGGTCATGCTGCTCGTGGGCGCGGACGGCGCCCGGTTCAACCGCGAGTTCCACGCCGCGGGCCTGGACGGGGACCTGGTCCGGTTCAGCCCCTTCATGGACGAGACGATGCTGCTGGCCAGCGGGCCCGGGACGACCCGGGGGCTGTTCGCGTCCGCCGGCTGGTTCGCCGGTCTCGCCACTGCGGCCGCCCTGGACTTCAGCGCAGGTTTCGCCCGCACCTTCGACCGCGTCGCGGGCACCTCCCCGGGGCTGGCGGCGCCGTCGCCCGGGACGATGGCCGAGAGCACCTACCTCGCCCTGAAACTACTGGCCGACGTGGGGCACCGCACGCCACCCGGTGCGGACGACCTGGACCGCGCCCGGTCGCAGTGGGCCTGGGAGACCCCGCACGGGACGGTAGAGATGCGCCGGGGCCGCGCAGGGCACCGCGTGCACGTCGCCGCCGCAGTGGGACTGGAGTTCGAGGTGCTGGCCGAGGTCTCCGGTCCGTCCTCCCCGCCGCTCTGA
- the ureG gene encoding urease accessory protein UreG, whose protein sequence is MPEHHHHATRSFRLGVAGPVGTGKSSLIALLCRELRDTYRLGVITNDIYTDEDARFLRSAGVLEPERIRAVETGACPHTAIRDDVTANLLAVEDLEHDFDPLDVVLVESGGDNLTATFSPALVDAQIFVLDVAGGGDVARKGGPGIARADLLVVNKTDLAPHVGVDVARMQADATHARDGRPVIALSRTDAASVTELTDWLHAVVARFRSGTHSPVDPGPMAPHFHRGDDGAITAHTHA, encoded by the coding sequence ATGCCTGAGCACCACCACCACGCGACCCGCTCCTTCCGCCTCGGCGTCGCCGGCCCCGTCGGGACCGGCAAGAGTTCCCTCATCGCCCTGCTCTGCCGGGAACTGCGCGACACCTACCGCCTCGGCGTCATCACCAACGACATCTACACCGACGAGGACGCCCGGTTCCTGCGGTCCGCCGGCGTGCTGGAACCCGAACGCATCCGCGCGGTCGAGACCGGGGCCTGCCCGCACACCGCCATCCGCGACGACGTCACGGCCAACCTGCTGGCCGTGGAGGACCTCGAGCACGACTTCGACCCCCTCGACGTCGTCCTCGTCGAGTCCGGTGGCGACAACCTCACCGCCACCTTCTCCCCCGCCCTCGTCGACGCGCAGATCTTCGTCCTCGACGTCGCCGGCGGCGGTGACGTCGCCCGCAAGGGTGGCCCGGGGATCGCCCGCGCGGACCTGCTGGTGGTGAACAAGACCGACCTCGCACCCCACGTCGGGGTCGACGTCGCACGGATGCAGGCGGACGCCACCCACGCCCGCGACGGCCGCCCCGTCATCGCCCTGTCCCGCACCGACGCGGCGTCCGTCACCGAACTCACGGACTGGCTGCACGCCGTCGTCGCGCGGTTCCGCTCCGGAACGCACTCCCCCGTCGACCCGGGCCCGATGGCCCCGCACTTCCACCGGGGGGACGACGGCGCGATCACCGCCCACACCCACGCGTGA
- a CDS encoding tyrosine-type recombinase/integrase has translation MTDEMPELAAAGLPPLPVPGAFDAETLGLWFALLDPVRRAVRAPGTWNAYAVDLAHFAEWCTRTERQPLPAEPETVAAYLADHVETLSISTLRRRLAAIAVAHGIIGVPSPTDGEHVSLVWRGLRRVHEPQRKPRKVDAVEIRELAVLVAPLQDTVMDHRDRALLVMGFAGALRRSELSALDVSDVVVEPGRLLVTIREAGSRAERTVELPRGHRLETCPVRSWKAWITVARLTEGAAFRRMTKGGRSLRPERLGDRGVAEVVKRRTLDVGLDPTLFSGHSLRAGFVTAASRAGVPSVSIARQTGHRSAAALAACVREDRPFPRNPAAHVGL, from the coding sequence ATGACCGACGAGATGCCAGAACTCGCTGCCGCGGGCCTGCCGCCGTTGCCTGTCCCCGGCGCGTTCGACGCCGAGACCCTGGGCCTCTGGTTCGCCCTGCTGGACCCGGTCCGTCGGGCGGTGCGCGCGCCCGGGACCTGGAACGCCTACGCCGTGGACCTCGCGCACTTCGCCGAGTGGTGCACCCGCACCGAACGGCAGCCGTTGCCGGCCGAGCCGGAGACGGTCGCCGCCTACCTCGCCGACCACGTCGAGACGCTGTCCATCTCGACGCTGCGCCGTCGCCTCGCCGCGATCGCCGTCGCGCACGGGATCATCGGGGTCCCCTCCCCCACCGACGGCGAGCACGTCTCACTGGTCTGGCGCGGGTTGCGCCGGGTGCACGAACCGCAGCGCAAGCCCCGGAAGGTCGACGCCGTCGAGATCCGTGAGCTCGCGGTCCTCGTCGCCCCGCTGCAGGACACGGTGATGGACCACCGCGACCGGGCTCTGCTGGTCATGGGGTTCGCCGGGGCGCTACGACGTTCCGAACTCAGCGCGCTCGACGTGTCCGACGTCGTCGTCGAACCCGGACGCCTGCTCGTCACGATCCGCGAGGCGGGGTCCCGGGCCGAACGGACCGTGGAGCTCCCCCGCGGTCACCGGCTCGAGACCTGCCCCGTCCGCTCCTGGAAGGCCTGGATCACCGTCGCGCGGCTCACCGAGGGGGCCGCGTTCCGCCGGATGACCAAGGGCGGTCGCTCCCTGCGGCCCGAACGCCTCGGCGACCGCGGCGTCGCGGAAGTGGTGAAGCGCCGGACCCTCGACGTCGGGCTGGACCCGACGCTCTTCTCGGGTCACAGCCTACGGGCCGGGTTCGTCACGGCCGCGTCGCGCGCCGGTGTCCCGTCGGTGTCGATCGCCCGCCAGACCGGTCACCGGTCGGCGGCGGCTCTCGCCGCGTGCGTCCGGGAAGACCGCCCGTTCCCGCGGAACCCCGCCGCCCACGTGGGGTTGTGA
- a CDS encoding QcrA and Rieske domain-containing protein: MDDARLPQPVTPGVLSRRKALAVGGGALGVGSLLAACGSDDDAGTTPATTDSSSSSTSSSASATSSGDGALTTVSAVPVGSALLVTAAGGAPVVVAQPTAGEIVAFSGLCTHQGCAVAVMKKELDCPCHGSKFDALTGAVLNGPATDPLTPFKVTVDGDSVVAAT; the protein is encoded by the coding sequence GTGGACGACGCCCGACTGCCCCAGCCCGTGACTCCCGGGGTCCTGTCCCGGCGCAAGGCGCTCGCCGTGGGCGGTGGCGCGCTCGGTGTCGGGTCCCTGCTGGCGGCCTGCGGCAGCGACGACGACGCCGGCACCACCCCTGCGACCACCGACAGCAGCAGCTCGTCCACCAGCTCCTCCGCCAGTGCCACCTCCAGCGGGGACGGGGCGCTGACCACGGTGTCCGCGGTACCCGTGGGCTCGGCCCTCCTGGTCACGGCGGCCGGCGGCGCACCGGTCGTCGTCGCCCAGCCGACCGCGGGCGAGATCGTCGCCTTCAGCGGGCTCTGCACCCACCAGGGCTGTGCGGTGGCCGTGATGAAGAAGGAGCTCGACTGCCCCTGCCACGGGTCGAAGTTCGACGCTCTCACCGGCGCCGTCCTGAACGGGCCCGCGACAGATCCCCTGACCCCGTTCAAGGTCACCGTCGACGGCGATTCGGTCGTCGCGGCGACCTGA
- a CDS encoding urease accessory protein UreF, with the protein MTVSPDLLLTLLADARLPVGGHTQSAGLEPAVTHGGVTAADVPEFLRGRLTTVVAVEAGTAVVARHHVLAGLDLEPVEDAWAARTPSGPLRTVSRTLGRGYLRLAGRTWPDPVWAHLGRTPPRPLVLGALAAVAGLDAARLVRLCGHEDIATVTAAALKLDPCDPLETTGWALAAHPLVEELVERCAGLTEASAIPAGSAPTLERFSLLHDRTKQRLFHA; encoded by the coding sequence ATGACGGTTTCCCCGGACCTCCTGCTCACCCTGCTCGCCGACGCACGCCTGCCCGTCGGCGGGCACACCCAGTCCGCCGGCCTGGAACCCGCCGTGACCCACGGCGGGGTCACGGCGGCGGACGTCCCGGAGTTCCTCCGCGGACGGCTCACGACCGTCGTCGCCGTCGAGGCCGGGACCGCCGTCGTCGCCCGCCACCACGTCCTCGCCGGGCTCGACCTGGAGCCCGTGGAGGACGCCTGGGCAGCCAGGACGCCCAGCGGCCCGCTGCGGACGGTGTCACGCACCCTCGGGCGCGGCTACCTGCGCCTCGCCGGACGCACCTGGCCCGATCCGGTCTGGGCGCACCTCGGTCGGACCCCACCCCGCCCCCTCGTCCTCGGCGCCCTGGCCGCCGTCGCCGGACTGGATGCAGCACGACTCGTCCGCCTCTGCGGGCACGAGGACATCGCCACCGTCACCGCCGCCGCCCTGAAGCTCGACCCGTGCGACCCCCTCGAGACCACCGGGTGGGCGCTCGCCGCGCACCCCCTCGTCGAGGAGCTCGTCGAGCGGTGTGCGGGGCTCACCGAAGCCTCCGCGATACCCGCCGGATCGGCCCCGACGCTCGAACGGTTCTCCCTCCTGCACGACCGGACGAAACAGAGGTTGTTCCATGCCTGA
- a CDS encoding urease subunit alpha: MVEIDRSAYAALYGPTTGDQVRLGDTDLWIEIEQDLTAGGEEAVFGGGKSIRESMAQGTTTRAAGSPDTVITNAVVLDHSGIYRADVGVRDGRISAIGRAGNPDIADGVHPDLRIGPSTDVISGEGRILTAGGIDTHVHLISPSQVHEALAAGMTTIAGGGTGPSEGTKATTATPGSWHLAHTHRALDALPVNVLLLGKGNTVSAEGLAEQALGGAAGYKVHEDWGSTPAAIDAALRAADEFGLQVALHSDSLNEAGYVDSTVGAIAGRSIHAFHTEGAGGGHAPDIITIAGLPHVIPGSTNPTLPHTVNTVPEHLDMLLVCHHLNPAVPEDLAFAESRIRATTIAAEDVLHDLGALSITSSDAQAMGRIGEVITRTWQVAHVMKLRFGGLDSRADNERARRYVAKYTINPAIAHGIDHLVGSVEVGKLADLVLWDPAFFGVRPSVVLKGGALVLGALGDPNASIPTPQPVLLRPALMHANGADVSVSFVSPAALADGLEGRLGLRRRLEPVHDTRGVGKAQMIHNDALPRIEVDPETFAITIDGDLVEPSPATELPLAQRYQLF, translated from the coding sequence GTGGTTGAGATCGACCGCAGCGCCTACGCCGCGCTGTACGGCCCCACCACCGGCGACCAGGTCCGCCTCGGTGACACCGACCTCTGGATCGAGATCGAGCAGGACCTCACCGCCGGCGGCGAGGAAGCCGTCTTCGGCGGCGGCAAGTCGATCCGCGAGTCCATGGCCCAGGGCACCACGACCCGGGCCGCCGGCTCCCCCGACACCGTCATCACCAACGCCGTCGTCCTCGACCACAGCGGGATCTACCGCGCCGACGTCGGCGTCCGCGACGGCCGGATCTCCGCGATCGGCCGCGCCGGGAACCCCGACATCGCCGACGGGGTCCACCCCGACCTCCGCATCGGTCCCTCCACCGACGTCATCTCCGGCGAGGGACGCATCCTCACCGCCGGTGGCATCGACACCCACGTGCACCTCATCTCCCCCTCCCAGGTCCACGAGGCCCTGGCCGCGGGGATGACCACCATCGCCGGGGGCGGCACCGGCCCCAGCGAGGGGACGAAGGCGACGACCGCCACCCCCGGGTCCTGGCACCTCGCGCACACCCACCGGGCGCTGGACGCCCTCCCCGTCAACGTGCTCCTGCTGGGCAAGGGCAACACCGTGAGTGCCGAGGGTCTCGCCGAACAGGCCCTCGGTGGCGCGGCCGGCTACAAGGTCCACGAGGACTGGGGATCCACCCCGGCCGCCATCGACGCCGCCCTGCGCGCCGCCGACGAGTTCGGCCTCCAGGTCGCACTGCACTCCGACTCCCTCAACGAGGCCGGCTACGTCGACTCCACCGTCGGCGCCATCGCCGGCCGCTCCATCCACGCCTTCCACACCGAGGGGGCCGGCGGCGGCCACGCCCCGGACATCATCACCATCGCCGGGCTCCCCCACGTCATCCCGGGTTCCACCAACCCGACGCTGCCGCACACCGTCAACACGGTTCCCGAGCACCTCGACATGCTGTTGGTCTGCCACCACCTCAACCCGGCCGTCCCCGAGGACCTCGCCTTCGCCGAGTCCCGGATCCGGGCCACGACGATCGCGGCCGAGGATGTCCTGCACGACCTCGGCGCCCTCTCCATCACCAGTTCCGACGCGCAGGCGATGGGCCGCATCGGCGAGGTCATCACCCGCACCTGGCAGGTCGCGCACGTCATGAAGCTCCGGTTCGGAGGCCTGGACTCGCGGGCCGACAACGAACGGGCGCGCCGCTACGTCGCCAAGTACACGATCAACCCCGCCATCGCCCACGGCATCGACCACCTCGTGGGATCCGTCGAGGTCGGGAAGCTGGCCGACCTCGTCCTGTGGGACCCCGCGTTCTTCGGCGTCCGGCCCTCGGTGGTGCTCAAGGGCGGAGCACTGGTGCTCGGGGCCCTGGGGGATCCGAACGCCTCCATCCCCACCCCCCAACCCGTCCTGCTGCGCCCCGCGCTGATGCACGCCAACGGCGCGGACGTCTCGGTCAGCTTCGTGTCCCCGGCCGCCCTGGCCGACGGCCTCGAAGGCCGACTCGGGCTGCGGCGCAGGCTCGAACCCGTCCACGACACCCGTGGCGTCGGGAAGGCGCAGATGATCCACAACGACGCCCTGCCCCGCATCGAGGTCGACCCGGAGACCTTCGCCATCACCATCGACGGCGACCTCGTGGAACCCTCCCCGGCCACCGAACTCCCGCTCGCCCAGCGGTACCAGCTGTTCTGA
- a CDS encoding purine-cytosine permease family protein has product MTQDTTSAHHVSAATSETLEDYTLRFAPRSYRRWTPAVVATSALGGIAYLADFSIGANIGIAHGTTNALLGILVAAVVIFVSGFPLAYYAARYNIDLDLITRGSGFGYYGSVLTNVIFATFTFIFFALEGSIMAQGLELGLGIPRWIGYAISTILVIPLVVFGMKALSKMQVWTTPFWLVLMVIPFVYLVASHPDSVDTFFAYDGEDGSGASISTASVLLAAGVCLSLMAQIAEQIDYLRFMPPRTAQNRRKWWTAVVLAGPGWVVFGALKQAVGLFLAVYLIASLDPQAAATANEPVHQFLGVYEEMMPGWLAMTLAVILVVISQIKINVTNAYSGSLAWTNSFTRVTKRYPGRIVFVVVNLVIALTLMESNMFDFLNTILGFYANCAMAWVVTVATDIVVNKGILKISPTVAEFRRGMLYPVNPVGFVSVLLSAGLSIVVFFGGFGAGLQPYSPVVAIVLAVLCPPVLALATKGKYYLRRSDDGIALPMYDEDGNPSGAVLTCHVCRQDYERPDVTACLTHDDVVCSLCLSTDKVSDHVLPAAGRTVHP; this is encoded by the coding sequence ATGACCCAAGACACCACGAGCGCGCACCACGTCAGCGCCGCCACCTCGGAGACCCTCGAGGACTACACGCTGCGGTTCGCCCCCCGCAGCTACCGCCGCTGGACCCCCGCCGTGGTCGCGACCTCCGCCCTCGGCGGCATCGCCTACCTCGCCGACTTCTCCATCGGCGCGAACATCGGCATCGCGCACGGGACCACCAACGCCCTCCTCGGCATCCTCGTCGCCGCCGTCGTCATCTTCGTCAGCGGTTTCCCGCTGGCCTACTACGCGGCGCGGTACAACATCGACCTCGACCTCATCACCCGCGGCTCCGGGTTCGGCTACTACGGTTCCGTCCTCACCAACGTCATCTTCGCGACGTTCACGTTCATCTTCTTCGCCCTCGAGGGATCGATCATGGCCCAGGGCCTCGAACTCGGCCTCGGGATCCCGCGGTGGATCGGGTACGCGATCTCGACGATCCTGGTGATCCCGCTGGTCGTCTTCGGCATGAAGGCCCTGTCGAAGATGCAGGTCTGGACCACGCCGTTCTGGCTCGTCCTCATGGTCATCCCCTTCGTCTACCTCGTCGCCAGCCACCCCGACTCGGTGGACACCTTCTTCGCCTACGACGGCGAGGACGGTTCGGGCGCCTCGATCAGCACCGCCTCCGTCCTGCTCGCGGCCGGGGTCTGCCTCTCGCTGATGGCCCAGATCGCCGAACAGATCGACTACCTACGGTTCATGCCGCCGCGCACCGCGCAGAACCGGCGGAAGTGGTGGACCGCGGTCGTCCTCGCCGGCCCCGGCTGGGTCGTCTTCGGCGCGCTCAAGCAAGCCGTCGGACTGTTCCTCGCCGTCTACCTCATCGCCTCCCTCGACCCCCAGGCCGCGGCCACCGCGAACGAACCCGTGCACCAGTTCCTCGGCGTCTACGAGGAGATGATGCCGGGCTGGCTGGCCATGACCCTCGCCGTCATCCTCGTCGTCATCAGCCAGATCAAGATCAACGTGACGAACGCCTACTCGGGTTCGCTGGCCTGGACGAACTCCTTCACCCGGGTCACCAAGCGCTACCCCGGCCGGATCGTCTTCGTCGTCGTCAACCTCGTCATCGCGCTGACGCTGATGGAGTCGAACATGTTCGACTTCCTCAACACCATCCTCGGCTTCTACGCCAACTGCGCCATGGCCTGGGTCGTGACCGTCGCCACCGACATCGTCGTGAACAAGGGCATCCTCAAGATCTCCCCGACCGTCGCGGAGTTCCGCCGCGGGATGCTCTACCCGGTGAACCCCGTCGGGTTCGTCTCGGTCCTGCTCTCGGCGGGGTTGTCCATCGTCGTGTTCTTCGGCGGGTTCGGTGCCGGTCTGCAGCCTTACTCCCCCGTCGTCGCCATCGTCCTCGCGGTGCTCTGCCCACCGGTCCTGGCACTGGCCACGAAGGGGAAGTACTACCTGCGCCGCAGCGACGACGGCATCGCGCTGCCGATGTACGACGAGGACGGCAACCCCTCCGGCGCCGTCCTCACCTGCCACGTCTGCCGCCAGGACTACGAACGTCCCGACGTCACCGCCTGCCTCACCCACGACGACGTCGTCTGTTCGCTCTGCCTCAGCACCGACAAGGTGTCCGACCACGTCCTGCCCGCCGCCGGGCGTACGGTCCACCCGTGA